ATTCCCTTTTCGCCTTCGAAATGTCCGAAATGTAAACTTTCTGATCGCCTGGTCTCCATTCCGAGAACACTAGATCAAACCGCCTGCCACTTCGTTTTTCGATCATATCCATCAGTTCAATGATGGAGACGGTATTCTCTTTTCCTCCTCCGATGTTGTAAACGCCGTGTTTTGGTCCGTTATATGTGAAGTACTCGAATGCCCTCACGAGATCTTCAACAAACAGAATGTCTCTCATTTGCTTTCCATCGCCGTATATCGTGACTTTCTTACCCGTGAGGTGAGCGATGATAAACCACGCAACCCAACCCTGATCTTCCACTCCAAATTGTCTAGGTCCATAGATACATGACATTCTGAAGACAGCGGTTCGCAGCCCGTATGTATGTGCATAGTCCTGAACGTATATGTCAGCAGCGAGCTTTGAGCATCCATATGGCGTGTGTTCACATCTGTCTATCGAAAGAGTTTCATCAATACCAGGTGTTCTCTCATCGGCAAAGTCGTATCTTCTTTCCTTTTCGACGATCGGCAGCACGTTGACATTACTTCCATATACCTTGTTTGTTGATGTAAAAATAATAGTAGGATTCGATTTCGCCTTTCTCGCCGCCTCAAGAACATTGAACGTGCCAAGAAGATTAACTCTGAAATCCGTTCTCGGATCGAGGAGAGAGGTCGTGACAGCAGTTTGTGCCGCTGTGTGAATGATGAGATTGGCATCATCACATGCACTAGAGATTTCTTTCGCGACTCTAATGTCTCCTTTGATCAATTTGATTTTTTCAAAAGACGCAAGGTACTGCCAGTTGTAATTCTCATAACGATTTCGCTTCCTTAGCAGTTTCGTTCTGCTCAGATTATCGAATGCCGTTACTTCATCGCCTTTGACAGCGAAATACTCGGAAGCGTGAGATCCGACAAAGCCGGCTCCACCGGTCACAACGACTTTCATAAATTAACTTCCTTGCGACTTATTACGATTCATCCTATAGTTATTTTTCTCGATCGTGTGAAAAAAAACGATGAACGGGAAGAGTCTCATTGGCAAGTGGAGT
This region of Methanomassiliicoccales archaeon genomic DNA includes:
- a CDS encoding GDP-mannose 4,6-dehydratase; translated protein: MKVVVTGGAGFVGSHASEYFAVKGDEVTAFDNLSRTKLLRKRNRYENYNWQYLASFEKIKLIKGDIRVAKEISSACDDANLIIHTAAQTAVTTSLLDPRTDFRVNLLGTFNVLEAARKAKSNPTIIFTSTNKVYGSNVNVLPIVEKERRYDFADERTPGIDETLSIDRCEHTPYGCSKLAADIYVQDYAHTYGLRTAVFRMSCIYGPRQFGVEDQGWVAWFIIAHLTGKKVTIYGDGKQMRDILFVEDLVRAFEYFTYNGPKHGVYNIGGGKENTVSIIELMDMIEKRSGRRFDLVFSEWRPGDQKVYISDISKAKREFNWKPLIGAREGVNRLYDWVESNKELFK